The following are from one region of the Corylus avellana chromosome ca1, CavTom2PMs-1.0 genome:
- the LOC132168473 gene encoding uncharacterized protein LOC132168473 — MVLSFTKEDAKRVMMPHDDALVVIVTMANHLLHRILVDNGSSADILYWPVFKQIGIDCSRITPFGSPLVGFAGEQVQPIGIISLPVTAGTTPRQSTVMVDFLVVDRPFAYNAIISWPALNKLKAVTSTYHLKMKFPIEEGVEKVKGDQTAVRKCYITFPKKPLEATPLMVSTVQSRNEGKPKGEPAETLEDVVVAKCKVVKVGSQLFLDIRESLVTFLKANLEVFAWTHKDMLGISPEEILHQLNVDPNVKPVKQKRRKFAPERNIAIAKEVEKLLRARFIEKSTLS; from the coding sequence ATGGTTTTATCATTCACCAAGGAAGATGCAAAAAGAGTGATGATGCCTCATGATGATGCATTGGTGGTAATTGTGACCATGGCCAACCATTTGCTTCACCGAATTTTAGTAGATAATGGAAGCTCGGCTGACATCCTCTATTGGCCAGTTTTCAAGCAGATAGGCATTGATTGTAGTAGGATCACTCCATTTGGTTCTCCCTTAGTTGGATTTGCAGGAGAGCAAGTCCAACCTATTGGAATTATCTCACTTCCTGTCACAGCAGGAACAACTCCTAGACAATCGACTGTTATGGTAGATTTCTTGGTAGTCGACCGACCATTTGCCTACAACGCAATAATCAGTTGGCCAGCCTTGAATAAGTTGAAAGCAGTAACCTCAACCTACCACTTGAAGATGAAGTTCCCGATAGAGGAAGGTGTCGAAAAAGTCAAGGGTGACCAAACTGCAGTAAGGAAGTGTTACATAACTTTCCCGAAGAAGCCTTTAGAGGCCACACCTTTGATGGTGAGTACCGTGCAGAGTAGAAATGAAGGTAAACCGAAGGGCGAGCCTGCCGAGACGTTAGAAGACGTGGTAGTAGCAAAGTGCAAAGTGGTGAAGGTCGGTTCTCAACTCTTCTTGGACATCCGAGAAAGCCTTGTCACCTTTCTGAAAGCGAATTTGGAGGTATTTGCATGGACGCACAAAGACATGCTTGGTATTAGCCCTGAAGAAATACTCCACCAGCTCAACGTGGATCCCAATGTAAAACCAGTAaagcaaaagagaaggaaattcGCTCCTGAGCGAAACATAGCGATAGCCAAGGAAGTAGAGAAGTTGCTAAGAGCTCGGTTTATTGAAAAAAGTACATTATCCTGA